In Ignavibacteriota bacterium, a single genomic region encodes these proteins:
- a CDS encoding dipeptide epimerase → MEAAVSESSSRRDFLRMISIAGAAAAFHPRALPFSSTFTVNDMKLTFTPYTLELKHTFTIATSSRTTTPDMMVQVEKDGIIGYGEASMPPYLGESQESAKAFLSKVDLTTFADPFEFETVLAYVDSIAPGNPAAKAAVDIALHDWVGKKMGQPWFRIWGLDPTKTPVTSFTIGIDTPEVVRAKTKEADIYKVIKVKLGRDTDKMMINTIREVTDTPISVDVNQGWKDKTIALGMIEWLATKNILFVEQPMPKEQVDDIVWLREKSPLPLIGDESVQRLPDVRKAWGVYDGVNIKLMKCTGMREAHKMITLARALDMKVMIGCMTETSCAISAAAQLSPLVDWADLDGAVLIKNDLFDGATIVDGKVTLPDRPGIGVTKK, encoded by the coding sequence ATGGAGGCGGCCGTGAGTGAGTCGTCGTCACGCCGTGACTTCCTTCGCATGATCTCGATCGCAGGTGCGGCCGCTGCGTTCCATCCGCGGGCACTTCCCTTTTCCTCCACTTTCACCGTCAATGACATGAAACTGACCTTCACGCCGTATACACTGGAACTCAAGCACACCTTCACCATTGCCACGAGTTCCCGCACCACCACGCCGGACATGATGGTTCAGGTGGAAAAGGACGGCATCATTGGCTACGGCGAAGCGTCCATGCCACCGTACCTCGGCGAGTCCCAGGAATCGGCGAAAGCGTTCCTTTCGAAGGTGGACCTTACGACGTTCGCCGACCCGTTCGAGTTCGAGACCGTGCTGGCGTATGTGGACAGCATCGCCCCGGGGAATCCGGCCGCAAAAGCTGCCGTGGACATCGCATTGCACGATTGGGTGGGCAAGAAGATGGGCCAGCCATGGTTCCGCATCTGGGGGCTGGATCCGACAAAGACACCGGTGACCTCCTTCACCATCGGCATCGACACGCCCGAGGTGGTCCGCGCGAAGACCAAAGAAGCGGATATCTACAAGGTGATCAAGGTGAAGCTCGGGCGCGACACCGACAAGATGATGATCAACACCATCCGTGAGGTCACGGACACACCGATCTCCGTGGATGTGAACCAGGGCTGGAAGGACAAGACCATTGCCCTCGGAATGATCGAGTGGCTTGCCACGAAGAACATCCTGTTCGTCGAGCAGCCCATGCCGAAAGAGCAGGTGGATGATATCGTGTGGCTGCGCGAAAAGAGCCCGCTGCCCCTGATCGGTGACGAAAGCGTGCAGCGCCTGCCGGATGTCCGCAAGGCGTGGGGTGTGTATGACGGCGTCAACATCAAGCTGATGAAGTGCACCGGTATGCGCGAGGCACACAAGATGATCACGCTGGCCCGCGCACTGGACATGAAGGTGATGATCGGGTGCATGACGGAGACCTCGTGTGCGATCTCCGCGGCCGCGCAGCTCTCGCCGCTTGTGGACTGGGCCGATCTGGACGGCGCCGTGCTCATCAAGAACGACCTCTTCGATGGCGCAACGATCGTGGATGGCAAGGTGACGTTGCCTGACAGGCCGGGGATCGGCGTCACAAAGAAGTAG
- a CDS encoding DUF5009 domain-containing protein, whose amino-acid sequence MASQQRLISLDAFRGATIAGMILVNNPGTWSAIYPQLRHAAWHGWTFTDFIFPFFLWIVGVSMTLSFARRVEEGADKPKLLLHVLRRAAIIFGLGLFLNGFPFGLALGHDFTWAHIRIPGVLQRIAVCYLIASTIFLYSGIRGQIAWIVGLLTSYWLVTALVPVPGYGAGIVEPTGNLAWFIDSNLLAGHTWRGAPVPGFDPEGLFSTIPAIATALMGVMTGHLLRSRLTGEEKTAWMFVAGNFLLLAGAILDMWFPINKALWTSSYVIFMAGWANVCLAMFYWLIDVKGYRTWATPFVIYGMNAITVFVLSGLIAKTMGLIRWTAEDGQRYSVWSYLYQTLYAPLGSPMNTSLMFAISFISMMFLVVWFMWKRKWFLKV is encoded by the coding sequence ATGGCATCACAGCAGCGGTTGATCTCGTTGGACGCGTTCCGCGGGGCAACGATCGCCGGTATGATCCTGGTCAATAATCCGGGGACCTGGTCGGCGATCTATCCGCAACTCCGTCATGCCGCATGGCACGGATGGACCTTCACGGATTTCATCTTCCCGTTCTTCCTCTGGATCGTCGGCGTCTCGATGACCCTCTCCTTCGCGCGTCGCGTGGAAGAGGGGGCCGACAAGCCGAAACTCCTCCTCCATGTGCTCCGGCGTGCGGCGATCATCTTCGGCCTCGGGCTGTTCCTGAACGGCTTTCCGTTCGGCCTCGCCCTGGGCCATGATTTCACCTGGGCGCACATCCGGATCCCCGGCGTGCTGCAGCGTATCGCGGTCTGCTATCTGATCGCCAGCACCATCTTCCTGTATTCAGGGATTCGCGGGCAGATCGCCTGGATCGTCGGATTGCTGACGTCGTACTGGCTTGTGACCGCACTCGTGCCGGTCCCCGGGTATGGCGCAGGCATCGTTGAGCCGACCGGGAACCTTGCGTGGTTCATCGATTCGAACCTGCTGGCAGGCCACACGTGGCGCGGAGCGCCGGTGCCGGGATTCGATCCCGAGGGCCTCTTCAGCACCATCCCCGCGATCGCTACGGCATTGATGGGCGTCATGACCGGGCATCTGTTGCGCTCGCGTCTCACGGGCGAGGAGAAGACCGCCTGGATGTTCGTGGCGGGGAACTTCCTGCTCCTTGCGGGTGCCATCCTCGATATGTGGTTCCCGATCAACAAGGCGCTGTGGACAAGTTCGTACGTCATCTTCATGGCAGGTTGGGCGAACGTCTGTCTTGCCATGTTCTACTGGCTCATCGATGTGAAGGGCTATCGCACCTGGGCAACGCCGTTCGTCATCTATGGCATGAACGCCATCACGGTGTTCGTGCTGTCCGGACTGATCGCAAAGACCATGGGCCTCATCCGCTGGACGGCGGAGGACGGACAGAGGTATTCGGTCTGGTCGTACCTGTACCAGACGTTGTACGCCCCCCTGGGCAGCCCGATGAACACATCGCTCATGTTCGCGATCTCGTTCATCTCGATGATGTTCCTGGTGGTCTGGTTCATGTGGAAGAGAAAATGGTTCCTGAAGGTCTGA